A portion of the Stigmatella aurantiaca DW4/3-1 genome contains these proteins:
- a CDS encoding alpha/beta fold hydrolase, which yields MTTSRAVPALLLSAVLASGCVRSYRSEPPLDFQDFPYTSLDGQPWPLQRLPLPKTAETYQMATVPQVAYVELNPQGARTLVFIHGLGSYLKFWRYQLDAFAQQGYRVVAVDLPGYGKSDKPATFPYTMEAMADAVREVVQALGVERPLLVGHSMGAQTALSYAIRYPEEPGALVLTSPAGFEKFSDKEKRWFRRSLTTTFIKSSPEYNIWGSVRQANFSRWRPELEWLIEERVRVVGTPAFDAYAYANVRTVDGLAHNDFVRDNLGRVQAPALIVFGEEDRLIPNPFLHGGWARDIMAYGHAGLRGSSLVGLEGCGHSVQLDCPQEYNAAVTTFLGKLAPAP from the coding sequence ATGACGACTTCTCGCGCCGTCCCGGCCCTGCTGCTCTCCGCCGTGCTCGCCTCGGGCTGTGTCCGCTCATACCGCTCCGAGCCACCGCTGGACTTCCAGGACTTTCCCTACACCTCGCTCGACGGCCAGCCGTGGCCCCTCCAGCGTCTGCCGCTGCCCAAGACGGCGGAGACGTACCAGATGGCCACCGTCCCCCAGGTGGCCTATGTGGAACTCAATCCCCAGGGGGCCCGCACGCTCGTCTTCATCCACGGGCTGGGCTCCTACCTGAAGTTCTGGCGCTATCAGCTCGATGCCTTCGCCCAGCAGGGCTACCGCGTGGTGGCGGTGGACTTGCCCGGCTACGGCAAGTCCGACAAGCCCGCCACCTTCCCGTACACCATGGAGGCCATGGCGGACGCGGTGCGCGAGGTGGTGCAGGCGCTGGGCGTGGAGCGCCCCCTCCTGGTGGGGCACTCGATGGGCGCGCAGACGGCGCTCTCCTACGCCATCCGCTACCCCGAGGAGCCCGGCGCGCTGGTGCTGACCTCGCCCGCGGGCTTCGAGAAGTTCTCCGACAAGGAGAAGCGGTGGTTCCGGCGCTCGCTCACCACCACGTTCATCAAGTCCTCGCCCGAGTACAACATCTGGGGCAGCGTGCGGCAGGCCAACTTCTCGCGCTGGCGCCCGGAGCTGGAGTGGCTCATCGAGGAGCGCGTGCGCGTGGTCGGCACCCCCGCGTTCGATGCCTATGCCTACGCCAACGTGCGCACCGTGGATGGGCTGGCGCACAATGACTTCGTGCGCGACAACCTGGGCCGTGTCCAGGCGCCCGCCCTCATCGTCTTCGGCGAGGAGGACCGGCTCATTCCCAATCCGTTCCTCCATGGGGGCTGGGCCCGGGACATCATGGCGTACGGACACGCGGGGCTCCGCGGCTCGTCGCTGGTGGGGCTCGAGGGCTGCGGCCACTCGGTGCAGCTCGACTGCCCCCAGGAGTACAACGCGGCGGTGACCACGTTCCTCGGGAAGCTGGCGCCCGCCCCCTGA
- a CDS encoding methyl-accepting chemotaxis protein produces MKWRPGHRSLLTKLYIAIGLVALPLLLLHPLYVLPAVRAQLREDRVRTLRSTVETAYGVMEAYEAKVTTGELSREQAQRQAARMLQDLRYGKVEYFWVNDLSTRLVMHPYLPAMVGQDMTGYRDARGKAVFVDIVQLVQAQGEGDIAYAATRPGSREPIPKESYVKLFAPWGWILGTGVYVEDIDKEMAVMEERLMVTVGAVLLLVVGVGAVFSRRVVKPLRVLSEVAKRVAAGDLSVRVSVDKEDEVGQLGHAFNTMVTGLRETVQGIASVAVSTVANADRIRRSADVLSMGTRQRSEQMQMVADAVQEMSQGISQGAQLATLTAQAAENNGRVASEGNEAVERASRKISELVQMVHRAAQMVARLQASSEVVGQMLQLIEDISTETNILAINTAIEAARAGESGKGFGVVAAEVRKLAERSRDVVQQIDHLLKQNQEETTAAALQMRQGTLKVEEGVRLSTATADALERIVSGAQEIQARVGHLASEGTRQSSSGQALAKRIHTISASAADAVSGMEQIAQSVQDLHTQAQHLWTLAARFSPSEAQQPIVPPTTDA; encoded by the coding sequence ATGAAGTGGAGACCGGGACACCGCAGCCTTCTCACGAAGCTCTACATCGCCATCGGCCTGGTGGCCCTGCCGCTGCTGCTGCTCCATCCGCTCTACGTGCTCCCCGCCGTACGGGCCCAGCTGCGCGAGGACCGGGTGCGCACACTCCGCAGCACGGTGGAGACGGCATACGGCGTGATGGAGGCATACGAAGCGAAGGTCACCACGGGAGAGCTGTCACGGGAGCAGGCCCAGCGCCAGGCCGCGCGGATGCTCCAGGACCTGCGCTACGGCAAGGTCGAATATTTCTGGGTAAATGACTTGTCGACACGGCTGGTGATGCACCCCTACCTGCCCGCCATGGTGGGCCAGGACATGACTGGGTACCGGGATGCGCGCGGCAAGGCCGTCTTCGTGGACATCGTCCAGCTGGTCCAGGCGCAGGGCGAAGGGGACATCGCCTATGCCGCCACCCGTCCAGGCAGCCGGGAGCCCATCCCCAAGGAGTCCTATGTGAAGCTCTTCGCCCCCTGGGGGTGGATCCTCGGCACGGGCGTGTACGTGGAGGACATCGACAAGGAGATGGCGGTGATGGAGGAGCGCCTGATGGTGACGGTGGGCGCGGTGCTGCTCCTGGTGGTGGGGGTGGGCGCGGTCTTCTCTCGGCGGGTGGTGAAGCCCTTGCGCGTGTTGTCGGAAGTGGCCAAGCGCGTCGCGGCGGGAGACCTGAGCGTCCGGGTCTCCGTGGACAAGGAGGACGAGGTGGGCCAACTGGGCCACGCCTTCAACACCATGGTGACGGGCCTCCGGGAGACAGTGCAGGGCATCGCCTCGGTGGCGGTCTCCACGGTGGCCAACGCCGACCGCATCCGGCGCTCGGCGGACGTGCTCTCCATGGGAACCCGCCAGCGCTCCGAGCAGATGCAGATGGTGGCGGACGCCGTCCAGGAGATGAGCCAGGGGATTTCCCAGGGCGCCCAACTGGCGACGCTCACCGCCCAGGCCGCCGAGAACAATGGCCGCGTGGCCTCCGAAGGCAACGAGGCGGTGGAGCGCGCCTCGCGGAAGATCTCCGAGCTCGTCCAGATGGTGCACCGCGCGGCGCAGATGGTGGCGCGGCTCCAAGCCTCCAGCGAGGTGGTCGGACAGATGTTGCAGCTCATCGAGGACATCTCCACCGAGACGAACATCCTGGCCATCAACACCGCCATCGAGGCGGCCCGCGCGGGGGAGAGCGGCAAGGGCTTCGGCGTGGTGGCCGCCGAGGTCCGCAAGCTCGCCGAGCGCTCGCGCGACGTGGTCCAGCAGATCGACCATCTGCTGAAACAGAATCAGGAGGAGACCACGGCCGCGGCGCTCCAGATGCGTCAGGGCACCTTGAAGGTGGAAGAAGGGGTGCGGCTGTCCACCGCCACCGCGGATGCGCTCGAGCGCATCGTCTCCGGCGCCCAGGAGATCCAGGCGCGCGTGGGGCACCTGGCCTCCGAGGGGACGCGCCAGTCCAGCTCGGGCCAAGCCCTCGCCAAGCGCATCCACACCATCTCCGCCAGCGCGGCGGATGCCGTCTCGGGGATGGAGCAGATCGCCCAATCGGTGCAGGACCTGCACACCCAGGCCCAGCACTTGTGGACGTTGGCCGCGCGCTTCTCGCCCTCGGAGGCGCAGCAGCCCATCGTCCCTCCCACAACAGATGCCTGA
- a CDS encoding serine hydrolase, with protein sequence MFQTSLLLMLLAAPPGSSSLQELLQQRISQVKGGTVAVAYRDLGDSRDAVFLEADTSFHAASTMKVPVMIEFFRQVDAGVLALDQPIVLTNRFASIVDGSPYSLDAKEDEDATLYEHLGRPMPASELLKRMITRSSNLATNSLIALVGAKRVTRTLRTLGAPSMTVLRGVEDGKAYAKGLNNTATARDLATLLAALEQGKAASPRSTQAMRDILLAQELNALIPAGLPPGTPVAHKTGQITAVLHDAAIVYPAGRAPYVLVVLTRGIADEQVARALIVDLSRSVHAHATRFMFQGRDAGQ encoded by the coding sequence ATGTTCCAGACCTCCCTGCTCCTCATGCTCCTCGCGGCCCCGCCAGGGTCCAGCTCCCTCCAGGAGCTCCTCCAGCAACGGATCTCCCAGGTGAAGGGGGGCACGGTGGCCGTCGCATACCGGGATCTCGGCGATTCCCGGGACGCGGTGTTCCTGGAGGCGGACACCTCCTTCCACGCGGCCAGCACCATGAAGGTGCCGGTGATGATCGAGTTCTTCCGGCAAGTGGACGCCGGCGTGCTGGCCTTGGACCAGCCCATCGTCCTGACCAACCGGTTCGCCTCCATCGTGGATGGCTCGCCCTACTCGCTCGACGCCAAGGAGGATGAGGACGCCACGCTCTATGAGCACCTCGGCAGACCCATGCCCGCCAGCGAGTTGTTGAAGCGGATGATCACCCGCTCCAGCAACCTGGCGACCAACTCGCTCATCGCCCTGGTGGGCGCCAAGCGGGTCACCCGCACGCTGCGCACCCTGGGCGCCCCCTCGATGACGGTGCTGCGGGGCGTGGAGGACGGCAAGGCATACGCGAAGGGGCTCAACAACACCGCGACGGCGAGGGACCTCGCCACGTTGCTGGCCGCCCTCGAGCAGGGAAAGGCCGCATCGCCGCGCTCCACCCAAGCCATGCGCGACATCCTCCTCGCCCAGGAGCTCAATGCGCTCATCCCGGCGGGGCTGCCGCCCGGGACCCCCGTGGCGCACAAGACGGGGCAGATCACCGCCGTGCTCCATGACGCGGCCATCGTCTACCCGGCGGGCCGCGCCCCGTATGTCCTCGTCGTGCTCACCCGCGGCATTGCCGACGAGCAGGTGGCCCGCGCGCTCATCGTGGACCTCTCCCGGAGCGTGCATGCCCACGCCACGCGATTCATGTTTCAAGGGCGGGATGCTGGCCAGTGA
- a CDS encoding lipase family protein: MRLRSCHTVLGALCLGSLSLGCGPDMGPDVDLGAPAGALATQEAEAVSTSGITSHFSQWLSANGYGTYDFARKDLSGGSYGGKSSASDTVVNQPVIFIHGNSDKAIGTGTAGQTGWNASIEYFQSRGYKTSELYAMTWGPANALLSAQQYHSKTHVMRVRKFIEAVKAYTGASKVDIITHSMGVTLARKAILGGTATDALEGGQYNVGSPLTDSVDTFVGIAGANLGLTNCYTAGATTPTCGATNGLFPGSWAGAGPSNYLKNLQSSRGYEGAYRYALYSTADEVVGYGGIVYGEYTSRIPGQTGEKVYTGYPYGHFNSKDLTGEVQYNMVKSHLIP; the protein is encoded by the coding sequence ATGCGTTTGCGCTCCTGCCATACCGTGCTGGGTGCGTTGTGCTTGGGCTCTTTGTCCCTGGGCTGTGGCCCGGACATGGGACCCGATGTGGACCTCGGAGCGCCCGCCGGGGCGCTGGCCACCCAAGAAGCGGAGGCGGTCTCCACCTCGGGCATCACCTCCCATTTCAGCCAGTGGCTCTCGGCCAACGGCTACGGCACCTACGACTTCGCGCGGAAGGATCTCTCGGGTGGCAGCTACGGCGGCAAGAGCAGCGCCAGTGACACGGTGGTGAATCAACCGGTCATCTTCATCCACGGCAATTCGGACAAGGCGATCGGCACGGGGACTGCGGGCCAGACGGGCTGGAACGCCTCCATCGAGTACTTCCAATCCCGGGGCTACAAGACGAGCGAGCTCTACGCGATGACGTGGGGCCCGGCGAACGCGCTGCTCTCGGCGCAGCAGTACCACTCGAAGACGCACGTGATGCGGGTCCGCAAGTTCATCGAGGCGGTGAAGGCCTATACCGGGGCCTCGAAGGTGGACATCATCACCCACTCCATGGGCGTGACGCTGGCGCGCAAGGCCATCCTTGGCGGCACCGCGACCGACGCACTGGAGGGCGGCCAGTACAACGTGGGCAGCCCGCTCACCGATTCGGTGGACACCTTCGTGGGCATCGCCGGCGCCAACCTGGGGCTGACGAACTGCTACACGGCGGGAGCCACCACGCCCACGTGCGGGGCCACCAACGGCCTGTTCCCCGGTAGCTGGGCGGGCGCTGGCCCCTCGAACTACCTGAAGAACCTCCAGTCCAGCCGGGGCTACGAGGGCGCCTACCGCTACGCCCTCTATTCCACCGCGGACGAGGTGGTGGGCTACGGCGGCATCGTCTACGGCGAGTACACCTCGCGCATCCCGGGACAGACGGGCGAGAAGGTGTACACCGGCTATCCGTACGGCCACTTCAACTCGAAGGACCTCACGGGCGAGGTGCAGTACAACATGGTGAAGAGCCACCTCATCCCGTAA
- a CDS encoding acyl-CoA synthetase, giving the protein MFIGDWMGRGALYWPEALAAVDVAKGDAGRFTYRALNARAEALGGWLREVAGVRPGARVGLVAHNGVEYLDVLFACSKIGALFVPFNWRLHAQELTELVRDTTPDVLFFGGEFRATVAQVKERTGESLRLVHLDKEALPGSTPYAEALAYRPSVRVVNEQVEAEDIFCLLFTGGTTGRSKGARISYRMAAWNALNTLVHEARAGDVTLTHTPMFHTGGLFVYTLPLLTVGGTVVIMRRWDPDELLSLVEREKVTLFFAVPTQYQQLLDSPRFRSTRFSTVRFMTSGGAPLPVPLIQAWQAVHAVPFKQGFGMTEFGPGIFSMGPEFSVSKAGSIGRPNYFIDAKLVDDGGREVPTGEVGELVLKGPSMCSGYFNDEASTREAIDAQGWFHTGDLARKDAEGFFTIAGRKKDMFISGGENVYPLELETVLYEHPAVQQCAVTGVPDAQWGEAGRAFVVLKPGTAASPEELLAHLRERVARFKVPKRVELMERLPISPAGKILKRELRAAAIASEIPR; this is encoded by the coding sequence ATGTTCATCGGCGACTGGATGGGGCGGGGTGCCCTGTACTGGCCAGAGGCGCTGGCGGCCGTGGACGTGGCCAAGGGCGACGCGGGCCGCTTCACCTACCGGGCGCTGAACGCTCGCGCGGAGGCGCTGGGCGGCTGGCTGCGGGAGGTGGCCGGCGTGCGGCCCGGAGCGCGCGTCGGGCTCGTGGCCCACAACGGCGTGGAGTACCTGGACGTCCTCTTCGCCTGCTCCAAGATCGGCGCCCTCTTCGTTCCCTTCAACTGGCGCCTGCATGCCCAGGAACTCACGGAGCTGGTGCGCGACACCACGCCGGACGTGCTGTTCTTCGGCGGTGAGTTCCGCGCCACCGTGGCCCAGGTGAAGGAGCGCACCGGCGAGTCCCTGCGGCTGGTTCACCTCGACAAGGAAGCGCTGCCTGGCAGCACGCCCTATGCGGAGGCGCTGGCCTACCGGCCCTCCGTCCGGGTGGTGAACGAGCAGGTCGAGGCCGAGGACATCTTCTGCCTGCTCTTCACCGGAGGCACCACCGGGCGCTCCAAGGGCGCGAGGATCTCCTACCGCATGGCCGCGTGGAACGCGCTCAACACGCTGGTGCACGAGGCCCGCGCGGGTGACGTCACCCTCACCCATACGCCCATGTTCCATACGGGCGGGCTGTTCGTGTACACGCTGCCGCTGCTCACCGTGGGCGGCACCGTCGTCATCATGCGCCGGTGGGATCCGGACGAATTGCTCTCCCTGGTGGAGCGCGAGAAGGTGACGCTCTTCTTCGCGGTGCCCACGCAATACCAGCAGCTCCTTGACTCGCCGCGCTTCCGCTCCACCCGGTTCTCCACCGTGCGCTTCATGACGAGCGGTGGCGCGCCCTTGCCCGTGCCCCTCATCCAGGCCTGGCAGGCCGTCCACGCGGTGCCCTTCAAGCAGGGCTTCGGGATGACGGAGTTCGGCCCGGGCATCTTCAGCATGGGGCCGGAGTTTTCCGTCTCCAAGGCGGGCTCCATCGGGCGGCCTAATTACTTCATCGATGCGAAGCTGGTGGATGACGGCGGCCGCGAGGTCCCCACGGGTGAGGTGGGCGAGCTGGTCCTCAAGGGACCGTCGATGTGCTCCGGCTACTTCAACGACGAGGCTTCCACGCGGGAGGCCATCGATGCGCAGGGCTGGTTCCACACGGGAGATCTGGCGCGCAAGGACGCGGAGGGCTTCTTCACCATCGCGGGCCGCAAGAAGGACATGTTCATCTCCGGCGGAGAGAACGTGTACCCGCTGGAGCTGGAGACGGTCCTCTATGAGCACCCCGCCGTGCAGCAGTGCGCGGTGACGGGCGTGCCGGACGCCCAGTGGGGCGAGGCTGGGCGCGCCTTCGTGGTGCTGAAGCCCGGCACGGCCGCCTCCCCGGAGGAGCTGCTCGCGCACCTGCGCGAGCGGGTGGCGCGCTTCAAGGTGCCCAAGCGGGTGGAGCTGATGGAGCGCCTCCCCATTTCACCGGCAGGCAAGATTCTGAAGCGGGAGCTGCGCGCGGCCGCGATTGCCTCGGAAATCCCACGCTGA
- a CDS encoding SDR family oxidoreductase, with protein sequence MQLKDLKIVVTGGAQGMGAHFAQRLLESGAQVAVGDVSEEKLASLPSGIHRRRLDVSNEEDCTSFVHWAHQAMGGLNGLINNAGILRDALLVKKDKATGQVKKLSAADWNAVIGVNLTGATLMVREVVTKMVETDQKPGVIVNMSSIARHGNRGQSNYVAAKASLAANTVTWSREFAPFGVRVGAVAPGMIETPMTQGMNQKARDTLVAAIPVGRIGLPEDIWLAVKFILECDYFNGRTLDVDGGLNF encoded by the coding sequence ATGCAGCTCAAGGACCTGAAGATCGTGGTGACGGGCGGAGCCCAGGGCATGGGCGCGCACTTCGCCCAGCGGCTGCTCGAGTCAGGGGCTCAGGTCGCGGTCGGAGATGTCAGCGAGGAGAAGCTCGCCTCGCTCCCCTCGGGAATTCACCGCCGGCGGCTGGATGTGTCCAATGAGGAGGACTGTACGTCCTTCGTCCACTGGGCACACCAAGCCATGGGCGGCCTCAACGGCCTCATCAACAACGCGGGCATCCTGCGCGACGCCCTGCTGGTGAAGAAGGACAAGGCCACCGGCCAGGTGAAGAAGCTGAGCGCCGCGGATTGGAACGCCGTCATCGGTGTCAACCTGACCGGCGCCACCCTCATGGTGCGCGAGGTCGTCACCAAGATGGTGGAGACGGATCAGAAACCCGGCGTCATCGTCAACATGTCGTCCATCGCACGGCACGGCAACCGCGGCCAGTCCAACTACGTCGCGGCCAAGGCCTCGCTGGCCGCCAACACCGTCACCTGGTCGCGCGAGTTCGCCCCGTTCGGCGTCCGCGTGGGCGCCGTGGCCCCCGGCATGATCGAAACGCCGATGACCCAGGGGATGAACCAGAAGGCGCGAGACACGCTGGTGGCCGCCATCCCCGTGGGCCGCATCGGTCTGCCGGAGGACATCTGGCTCGCCGTGAAGTTCATCCTCGAGTGCGACTACTTCAACGGCCGCACCCTCGATGTGGACGGCGGCCTCAACTTCTAG
- the popC gene encoding subtilisin-like protease PopC, whose amino-acid sequence MKSYLLVSKESIETQAREGVRGTARGERQLLRSTALRFGGAERAAEALQQLGLRSATLPGARPAVSQSSDKTDKADKKQGRARGHVVTAQATPIPGPVQELTGVENGSYRYMPLIGATMAHFYSEQAERSARGELEGDFEFVPDVVPLSFPGPVAGQTGPRNRGMASLSEREWPAECGVSLAHAQGIRGAGVMLGILDTGVDADHPEHASKVIQFRYVSLFPNSPHTPARDIRGFDPSGHGTHVSGIAAGVHHGVAPEVDLYVASVIESETIRTSLGRVAAGMDWLLHQFSRPENATRPAVVNMSLGFPVQCPAGISEADYRLNLRALQSMIRRLLDSNVLPVVAAGNSGPNTVGYPAGFPEALAIGAVDFDRRVASFSASGAVGKRSVPDVMGYGVNIYSSTERRCNNQAFYERMSGTSMAAPYVAGIAALYRCRAPDLTASEVRDLILGSAVKLPRSSVHRTGKGLAVYR is encoded by the coding sequence ATGAAGTCCTATCTGTTGGTTTCCAAGGAGAGCATCGAGACCCAAGCTCGTGAGGGGGTCAGGGGGACGGCGAGGGGAGAGCGGCAGTTGCTGCGGTCCACGGCACTGCGTTTCGGGGGGGCGGAGCGGGCAGCCGAAGCCTTGCAACAGCTCGGGCTGCGCTCGGCAACCCTGCCGGGCGCGCGGCCCGCGGTCAGCCAGTCGTCGGACAAGACGGACAAGGCGGACAAGAAGCAGGGGCGCGCGCGGGGCCACGTCGTCACCGCCCAGGCCACGCCCATTCCCGGGCCGGTGCAAGAGCTGACCGGCGTGGAGAATGGCTCGTACCGTTACATGCCGCTCATCGGCGCGACGATGGCGCACTTCTACTCGGAGCAGGCCGAACGCTCCGCGCGCGGCGAGCTGGAAGGCGACTTCGAGTTCGTCCCGGACGTGGTGCCCTTGTCCTTCCCCGGTCCCGTGGCGGGACAGACGGGCCCCCGCAACCGCGGCATGGCCTCGCTGTCCGAGCGGGAGTGGCCCGCGGAGTGCGGCGTGTCGCTCGCGCACGCCCAAGGCATCCGGGGGGCCGGTGTCATGCTGGGCATCCTCGATACCGGCGTGGATGCCGACCACCCCGAGCACGCCAGCAAGGTCATCCAGTTCCGTTACGTCTCGCTGTTCCCCAACTCGCCGCACACGCCGGCGCGGGACATCCGTGGCTTTGATCCGTCGGGCCACGGCACGCACGTCTCGGGCATCGCGGCGGGGGTGCACCACGGGGTGGCCCCGGAGGTGGATCTCTATGTCGCCTCGGTCATCGAGTCGGAGACCATCCGCACCAGCTTGGGGCGGGTGGCCGCGGGCATGGACTGGTTGCTGCACCAGTTCTCCCGGCCCGAGAACGCCACGCGCCCGGCGGTGGTGAACATGTCGCTGGGGTTCCCGGTGCAGTGCCCCGCGGGCATCAGCGAGGCCGACTACCGCCTCAACCTGAGGGCCCTGCAGAGCATGATTCGTCGGCTGCTGGACAGCAATGTGCTCCCCGTTGTTGCGGCAGGCAACAGTGGGCCCAACACGGTTGGTTACCCAGCAGGCTTTCCAGAGGCACTGGCCATCGGTGCAGTCGACTTTGACCGCCGCGTGGCCAGCTTCTCGGCCAGCGGAGCCGTGGGGAAGCGGTCCGTGCCGGATGTCATGGGGTACGGTGTTAACATCTACTCAAGCACCGAGCGGCGCTGCAACAACCAGGCTTTCTATGAGAGAATGAGTGGCACAAGTATGGCGGCCCCTTATGTAGCTGGTATTGCAGCACTGTACCGTTGCCGTGCTCCTGACTTGACGGCGTCTGAAGTGAGGGATTTGATACTGGGGAGTGCGGTCAAGCTTCCCCGCTCGTCCGTGCACCGGACAGGCAAGGGCTTGGCTGTATACCGGTGA
- a CDS encoding TetR/AcrR family transcriptional regulator, whose product MNRPSTSERVLPVTPRGQKTRQKLLRAAESVFGEKGYERASIADITRKGGVALGTFYVYFPDKQSIFVEVVDELGERLRRLIAEAVGGLKDRLQVERTGLRTFFEFARKHPNLYRVVRQAEFVDEACYRRYYDRFAKGYVSGLTQAMEAGQVRRMDPEVLAYCLMGIGDFLGMRWIMWEADPGLERVLDTAMALIRHGLEPRPSTKPAKAPAVSPKRGTRGARNSLRNLA is encoded by the coding sequence ATGAATCGGCCTTCAACTTCAGAACGCGTCTTGCCTGTGACGCCACGAGGCCAGAAAACACGGCAGAAGTTGCTCCGGGCCGCGGAGAGCGTATTCGGGGAGAAGGGCTATGAGCGCGCCTCCATCGCGGACATCACCCGGAAGGGCGGGGTGGCGCTGGGCACCTTCTATGTCTACTTCCCCGACAAGCAGTCCATCTTCGTGGAGGTGGTGGACGAGCTGGGCGAGCGCCTGCGCCGTCTCATCGCCGAGGCCGTAGGCGGGCTGAAAGACCGCCTCCAGGTGGAGCGCACGGGGCTGCGCACCTTCTTCGAGTTTGCCCGCAAGCACCCCAACCTCTACCGCGTGGTCCGCCAGGCCGAGTTCGTCGACGAGGCCTGCTACCGCCGCTACTACGACCGCTTCGCCAAGGGCTACGTGAGTGGCCTCACCCAGGCCATGGAGGCCGGCCAGGTGCGGCGCATGGATCCCGAGGTGCTCGCCTATTGCCTGATGGGCATTGGGGACTTTCTCGGCATGCGCTGGATCATGTGGGAGGCCGATCCCGGCCTGGAGCGCGTGCTGGACACGGCCATGGCGCTCATCCGCCACGGGCTCGAACCCCGCCCCTCGACCAAGCCGGCCAAGGCCCCGGCGGTTTCCCCCAAGCGCGGCACGCGTGGCGCGCGCAACTCCCTCCGGAACCTCGCATGA
- the popD gene encoding PopC secretion inhibitor PopD produces the protein MSRKQNGSEKSLYALPRESLRVRTLPGHSSDEALASDWIDVTVMPAEDRIPPPPVSSRPRSRADVYRDGLAAHTQFRDSLMRWLEAHHLLGAVRAVSEPGGSLPMLTLRCAPRVLDQLRRAPEFEAGTAMSLELHS, from the coding sequence ATGAGCAGGAAACAGAACGGATCGGAAAAGAGCCTGTACGCCTTACCGCGCGAGTCTCTCCGGGTCCGGACCCTGCCGGGTCACAGCAGCGACGAGGCGTTGGCCTCGGACTGGATCGACGTCACGGTCATGCCCGCGGAGGATCGAATTCCTCCTCCTCCCGTCTCCTCACGGCCGCGCAGCCGGGCAGACGTGTATCGGGACGGCCTGGCCGCCCACACGCAATTTCGGGACAGCCTGATGCGCTGGTTGGAGGCGCACCACCTGCTAGGCGCGGTCCGGGCCGTCAGCGAGCCAGGCGGCTCCCTTCCCATGTTGACCTTGCGCTGTGCGCCCCGGGTTCTGGACCAGTTGCGGCGCGCTCCTGAGTTCGAAGCCGGCACAGCCATGTCGCTCGAACTTCATTCCTGA
- a CDS encoding 3-oxoacyl-ACP synthase III family protein, producing the protein MRYAQILSTGRYVPEKVITNADMDRILGEPVGDWLVQNVGIRQRHVMADDQATSDLCVAAAKQALQRAGTRPEELDLIIIATDTPDYLSPATASVVQAKLGAVNAGTYDLNCACAGWVTALDVASKTIAADDSYQRILVVGAYGMTRYVNWKDKKTCTLFADGAGAVVLGAGTTSGFLGAKLLANGEYHDALGVYTGGTHRPATAESLQLTGGKPAVQFVRKFPSTFNTERWPQLLDTLLKRAGLKLDDVKLFVFTQLNLRTIEATMKTLEQPMEKAHYTMDKWGYTGSACIPMTLDDAVEQNKVRRGDLVAFCASGGGLAMASALYRWTA; encoded by the coding sequence ATGAGATACGCCCAGATCCTCTCCACCGGCCGCTACGTCCCCGAGAAGGTCATCACCAACGCGGACATGGACCGCATACTCGGTGAGCCCGTGGGCGACTGGCTCGTTCAGAACGTGGGCATCCGTCAGCGGCACGTGATGGCGGACGATCAAGCCACCTCGGACCTGTGCGTGGCCGCCGCGAAGCAGGCGCTGCAGCGCGCGGGCACCCGCCCCGAGGAGCTGGACCTCATCATCATCGCCACGGACACGCCGGACTACCTCAGCCCGGCCACCGCCTCGGTGGTGCAGGCCAAGCTGGGGGCGGTGAACGCGGGGACGTATGATCTCAACTGCGCCTGCGCCGGGTGGGTGACGGCCCTGGACGTCGCGAGCAAGACGATCGCCGCGGACGACAGCTACCAGCGCATCCTCGTGGTGGGCGCGTACGGCATGACGCGCTATGTGAACTGGAAGGACAAGAAGACCTGCACCCTCTTCGCGGATGGGGCGGGCGCGGTGGTGCTCGGCGCGGGCACCACGTCCGGCTTCCTGGGCGCGAAGCTGCTCGCCAACGGCGAGTACCACGACGCGTTGGGCGTCTACACGGGCGGCACGCACCGGCCCGCCACCGCGGAGTCGTTGCAGCTCACCGGCGGCAAGCCCGCGGTGCAGTTCGTGCGCAAGTTCCCCTCCACCTTCAACACCGAGCGCTGGCCGCAGCTTCTGGACACGCTGCTCAAGCGCGCCGGCCTGAAGCTGGACGACGTGAAGCTCTTCGTCTTCACCCAGCTCAACCTGCGCACCATCGAGGCCACCATGAAGACGCTGGAGCAGCCCATGGAGAAGGCCCACTACACGATGGACAAGTGGGGCTACACGGGCTCGGCCTGCATCCCCATGACGCTGGATGACGCGGTGGAGCAGAACAAGGTGCGGCGCGGGGACCTGGTCGCCTTCTGTGCCAGCGGCGGTGGGCTCGCCATGGCCTCGGCCCTCTACCGCTGGACGGCCTGA